Genomic DNA from Cucurbita pepo subsp. pepo cultivar mu-cu-16 chromosome LG13, ASM280686v2, whole genome shotgun sequence:
ctcttccAAAAGCATCAAATTCACCATCCAAAGTTAGTGCCAAAACTAAGTagttaaaacaaaaggaaacgCCTCTTACATAGTGACCATGACAATTAAGTGACAAAAGAGTTCAGTCAACAATCCCTTGGCATATCTATGGAAGGGCATCATACTTCTTTttataagaaagaaaacaaaacgtCCACTCTTCCTCAGATGGTGCTCTTTTATTTACTCCTGCACCCACAAAATCAATTACCTCTATATCAGACAAGTATAAACGTCTCCAcagacaaagaaacaaacattATGCAGAAGAATTCACCTTGATTCATTCATAACCTCTACTTTCACTAGTCAACACTAACAAAAGCCCTCACTTAGATCCTCATGGCTGTTATATGTACATTCTCGCTCGAAAAATGTGGGATACCCCATAATAACAGTTATATGCTGGTTCAAAATACATTTCGAACGTGTAAACTATCCGGTACATCGTTCTAGTCTCGCTCATCCCTGACAGTCACATTGTCTGAACCCATCAAGTCACTAACATATTGACCCTCTTAACTTTTTTCACTTCCTCTGATTGACGTCCCTATCAGCTATCAGGAGTTAGTTCTAATATAGCCTATACACCTTATGGAAGAATGACCTCCTTTGATTCGAAACTGAACAAACTAGGAAAGGAGTCTGGTCTCTCTAATTAACTAACTTATTTGTATAAGAATATGAATGGATGAACTTGTCCATTCAGTAACTGTCGTGATTTCAGATTTTATATGCAAGTTGCGCATAGCAGTAGTAATAACAGAGAAGGAGATGTCGCATACCTAGTTCTCATCCTCGTCACCACCATCCTCCCTATTCTTCTTGAGGCGAGTGGTACCGCCCACTTTAATGATGGGCAACTTCATCTCACCGAAAGGTGTGTTGACACGAATATTCCCTTTTATGGTGTAGCCAGTGCCTCTTCCTCTAATCATTTCCCAAAGTGCCGAACCGAAGTCCTTAGGCCTGAAAGTGATTGGTAAGTCGACGTAGCTGATCCCATTTTTATCAATGGGTGTAAATTTGGAGAGATCCGAGCGTCCAATACTAATATCAGAGAGCCAAACTTCACAGTCGAGGTCCTTCAATCCCAACTCAAAGTCATTCTTATTTTCCAATTTCAAATGGAGAATGGCAACAGTTTCTTCAAATGAAAATCTCTGGAAATGTATCTTCTCAATACTGACGTCGGGCTTGTAAGGAATAGGGATCTCTCCAGTTTTCTCAAGTGGCAATGTCAGTCTCCCAAAAACAGGCACATCCACAATCAGATCAACCTTGACCCTGTAAGGAATGATACTGCCAGGTTTAATGTCATTATATGTGTTCTTTATATCATCATAAACCAACTTCAGAGGAATTTTGACAGTCTCCTCTCCATGAGCATGAATTGTTCCAGCATCAGGAATCAGACCAGAGATCAGTTTCCTGCCATCACTCTCTATCAAATAGTTAATGTCAATTAGAGGAATGGGAAcaggattagggtttttaacCAGAACATCAACGACAATCTCAGCCTTCTCAAGATTGATCGAGATAATATGAATCCCAGTGACATCGGCAGTCGGCTTCCCGAAACTCAtcttttcttcaatcttcTCGCCAACGTCATGCATAAAACCTTTCACTTTGTTAAGGAATCCacccttctcttcattttcaccTTCCTTCTTGTCTTTGTCTTTATCACCCCTTTCTACGATCTCAGGTCTATATGAAGACGCCATAGCTTCATTGCAAATTACAAATGCACAGATTTAGAACAATTCTCAGATTTATTCtgttctaaaaattcaaagatgcAACTGGATGGTAACgtaaacaaaatatgtattgcaaaagaaaaatgcaccGTTTGCCTCAACAACATGAACCAAAATTGTAGAGACTGACAACAAtagtttcaaaatcaaatatcatCCTGTAGTGATCAATATATTTTCCGGCGAACAATACTAATGCCGAAAAGTCTACCAAACTAACAAAACATCCGCAAGAAACGATACAAAATACATTAACAATTTAGCAATAAGAAAACCTGGAAAAGCAATGGATTGAGTCAGATGAGGAGGAGACGAGACAAGTCGAGGAAAACAAATATGAAGAGGttgtaagaaacaaaaagaaaagcgGAGGGAAcatggaagagaagaaaaatgagagcAGAAATTCAAAATGTAGCAGTAGAAAGGAGAAGAATTCacctgagagagagagatcagAATCGCAGTGGGAGCGGAAGGAATTgaagcaagaagaagaagaagaagaagagaggagagagatttAGATCCGAAGAAGGAGGACGAAATGACCGATCAGATTGGCGCCAAGGAACACGTTGTGGGCTTTACGCGCGGCCCATCGAATTTCTTGCCATGAATAATACTTCACGTGCCTCCACGTAGACAACACCCATTTCAACCACcaacatattttctttccaatatatttataatttttatattaacaaaataataaattctacAAATTATCCTTTAATTTCCCCCTAAATTTCCATAATAAAACAACGTAGTCAGGTTAGGAtaattggaattaaaaaataaataattacgcACGCAatcttctaaaaatatttaaattataggaataaaataattttcaaagcCGCCCAATTTGCAAATTAATGACGTCATataaacttctttttttgACCCTCGATTTATATTCCtagtatttatatatttcaatttaatttcatgcaaaaatattaaaaatcgAGTTCTTTAAGTCAATTTTTAGTCATAAATGGgaaaatctttattttattttattttttaaattaatttttggaataatttaaaaattcaatactTAAACTTACCCGTTGGGTAGAATTTCTATATAATtctctaattttaaatatttgaatactTTTCAATcaacttcttcaattttataatatccATTTCCCCACCGattcttgtttctctctcttctgcaTCAGCCCccagttttcttttcttctccacGCGCCtccgctctctctctctctctctctctctctctctctctctctctctctctcctccggCCACCGCGCACCGTAGCACCAGGCTCGGCTGCGTGGTGGTTCCTGATCTGCGTGATCCACGAGCTATACCGACGCCTTCTTGGCTATCCGGAAGTGACTCCATTGAATCAGTGGCGAACAGACCATTGACGTGTATTTCCCTTCTGTTCGACGACTTTCAGTATTGACCTACTTGAGATCGGGCCTCGAAAACACTCGATCATCCACGACTCGTTTGACCCTTGACCGTTTTAACCACTTCGTGTCGACGTTGGATCTGTGAGGAATTCGAACACCGGCCAGCAGGATTAAAGGCTTCTGGAGTGAGTTTAGTTGGTAATTTTGCTCTAAATTGCTTTTGAACTCAATTTAAAGGCTGCAAATTGGACTCTTAACACTCGAAGTTTTCGTTGTACTTGGGTTCTGATTGTTCGATTGAGGTCTAGAGGCATTTTTGGAATAAAGGACAGTTTGGGTAACGTTTCTTAGCGTTTTTGGGTAAATTTACAGCATTAATTGGACCCCGAATGCggttattaattttagaatatgtTCTTTGGTCTTAGGTCATGTTTTtctgtaagaaaaaaaaaaagattgtgGTTTGGAATCGCTCTGAAGTAAGTGGCTTTCCTATCGGAAGGCCCTAGTGCTAGGTTGGGAATTGTGTGCTGTAGTTGTCTAGGTTTATGTGTGTAAAATGGTATGTGTGAAAAATGGCATGCTATGTCTATGCATGATGAATATTATGCTATGTCTATGAATGAAACGTGAATGAAAAGTCGTGCATGTTAGTACGAAGTGTTTATGAATGAGATGCATGCTGAAAGTCTGAGGGTGATACACGTGAGAGAGTTTCTCCATATTGCAGCATTATaatgttctaaaatttttcATGTGAGACCACGTAAAAGTCACAAGCTTTGAGACTGGTaacttccttttcttcatgAAAGATTTAACTACATGTCCAAGAGTTCTAATTACATGAATGTGATGTGCATAGAATTAGAGTCACTTACCGAGTATTTTTAGTACTCGGTCtttgcttttaaattttttcaagtAATGACAAGAGTGTATATGGCGCATGACGAGGCGAAGTGTTAATAGTGTCATAGGATTAAAAGAGTTACATTTCTGCATtcattatattcttttaatagtTTAAGCTTTGAAGTAATGTTATAGAAATATTTCTATTGGTTTAACATTTCATcgttgttttatgtttttcaagttttcaatgtttataattgttttatgttttacaACTTTCAATGGGattccaaataaatatttttgattgTTCTATAGAAAGTTATTTCTCTCCATGCTTTTTCTGAAGTAGTTTTAAACTATTCTAGCATGCACGTAACAACATTCCTAGTAAGTTTAAGTTGAATTAGTCGGGGCGTTAAATTTACTTTTTGGGTTATTGATTTTCAGGATCATTACCGTGTGAAGATAGCAAATTTTCTTTGTCATTCTCTTCcctgatcttcttcttctttcagaACTTCCTCGATTGATAAGCAATCTTTGTTTTATCTGTTGAAACCAAGCGATTAATCGGTGGGATTCTTGGTCTTGGACCATGTCGTTCTCTGACTCCGATTCTTCTTCTAATGGGGGCGATTACAAAAATTTCAGGCAAATCAGCCGCGAGCGTGAGTCTCATAACTCTCTTTTGCACttactttcttttgttttgataGTTCTCAAATAAATCACGTAGTTTATGTGGATATCTGTTGAATTAATCCTCCaagtgttttttgttttctagaATCTGTAATAATTCCATTGCAGACTGAAATGGAAGGTTAAACTACACTTAATTTTTTCCGGGAAAGGATGGTGTGTTTTTACTGGGAATTAATTTGGATGATAAGGGGTTTCAGTTCCAGTATGGTTATTTTGAAGTCTCTGCCTATGTATAAGCTTGGACTAGAGGTTTAATTTGCAGCCTCCTGAAATTTCTTTAACTTATGAGTTGAATttatggagaggttttcctgttttttttttactctagTTATTATGATGTTGTCCATACATTCCTTCCAGTTCTGGGTAGTTAGTGTTTTGGAAGAAGTCTTTCTAAAGCTTAATGGTGAATTGTACTAAATTTGGCAATGCATTTACGCATAGTGCATCCAGTTCTGGTTTGGCATGCATCCTGGCTCTGGTAAGCATTAAGCCACTCGAGGTGAACGTGTTAATGAAAACATGCTACCAAATCCCATAGGGCATTTCACgttattacaaattttcttattaacgACCTTACTCTTCTTTTGGGTTTAGATAAGTTATCTTTCCCAAATGTTTCGGTGGTTGGTTCAACTGTTCTTTGGAATTTATCTTTAAGTGGTGAGCTGACCACTAATATTAACTGAAATCCAAGGTGTTGTCCCCCTCAAAAGACCTGTGAGTTCTTGATGTGAtggaatattaattttgaggtTGTTTTAGAGGGGCTTGTGAAAACATTTTTTCACTTACCTCCTagcaacttttcttttttctttttgattgGAAACAAAACTTTGATcgttataaatatttcatttttcataataTTGCATAGTACAAAAAATCGACATTAGATCTTTAATCTTCCCAGATGGCTAGTGCATTGCACCTAATAGACCACACCAGTTTACTTATATCCATTTTAAATTCACCTTCAGGATTGCTGCATGAGATGCTTCGCTCAGCCAAAACAGGAGATTCCAAATCAACTTGGAAGGTATGTCATATTCATAACCATCTTCGTTGAGACGAATTTCTTTTGAGCCTACTCGTTACTCATCTTCATTCATGAAACATATGATTCTTACGTGGCTTTGGAATTTGCAAAATCTAATGTACTAGCTTGCTTTTAATTACTTGGATTTTTCGAATGGAtacttggaaaaaaaattggaattttcaatttgGAGTTTATGGAATTTTCTGTGTTTTCATCCTCTTCCTCTGGTGAAAACATCTGCTAAGTTATTCTtgtttagttttcttttgaacAAGCAAGAACCATTGGTTTGCTTTTCGTTTGGTTTACTACACCACATTCCCTTTTAAATTTCTTGGTGCTTGAATCTGTTGTTTGCAGGTTCTCATCATGGACAAACTTACCGTCAAGATAATGTCATACTCATGCAAGATGGCTGATATCACAGATGAAGGTGTTTCATGTAAGAAACACAAGCAAGTTCTCGAAGAATTTTTTTACCAAAGATTCTAGATTGCCTTCTGTAATTCACTTGTGTTGTGTAGACAATATATTGCATTTTCACGATATTAGTAGCAtttactacaaaaaaaaaaaaaaaaaaaaaaaaaagactccACACCGAGATGGTTGGCAACTCTGGAAGTGAAAACCAAGGAGGATGATAACTAAATGATAGAAAACATTGccacaaattttgttttttcgaATTTTCCACACATAAAAAAGGACTCCGCACAGAGATGGTTGATTTGGAAGTGAAAACTTTTTCTTAGCCATCCATAACTCAGAGCTATATTTATTGTggtaaattattaaagaaattcTTTTGGAGTCTAGATCTATTCCCCGTTTGGACTTTATAGTTTCTGAGCTTTGAAAGTATTTGGGTTGTTTTGGTTCTGCAGTGGTAGAAGACATATACAGACGAAGGCAGCCACTGCCATCCATGGATGCTATCTATTTCATTCAGCCTTCTCGAGAGAAGTAATATACGTATACTTTTATACGATATACAATCATACAATCCCATGTGATAGTCTCATTTAATTGTGAACTTTAAAGACCATACTTTGACTTCACCTTTTACTCTGCAAAGATGGAACGTAATGTATCTTTTATGTTTGATTAGactttttatttggttttctGCATTTAGagttcttttctctctttgatGTTTATGACTTTAATGTTTGTCTCATTCTGTTTTTGTCTTAATTTATGCTTATTGCTCTTATATTGCATAGACTGAAGTAGAGTAGAAAAAGATTCTATTACATTTATCTATAACCTCGTCAGAGGAGATTTTTCTAACCTCGTCATAAGAACccttcttccctttctttctgTTATGATAATATCTTACGTCTCTTGTAAAAGAAGAAGTTATATTTTGTTCCAACACAGGAATGTAGTAAATTTAGgaatgtttattattttagattgaTCACATAAATTGGAGTTGAATTGTTcattatctctctcttttgaaCTTGCAGTGTTATCATGTTCCTGTCAGACATGTCAGGGAGGTCTCCTTTATACCGGAAGTATGTATACCTAGTTCCCAATTGTGTAATGCTTCTAGTTGAGTATTATTTTGGTAATAGTTGttgaatctattttttttttttgtatctttGAAGGGCATTTGTTTTCTTCAGTTCACCTATATCAAAAGAATTAGTCAGTCACATCAAAAGGGATTCGACTGTTTTACCTCGCATAGCTGCCCTAAAAGAGGTTACTGATTTCCAAGCTGAGGCTGAAGTTTCtgcttgattttgtttttcgttGCATTGTTTTGGATTATAGTTCAGCTGgctactttattttttttctttaatttttagatgCAAAtgaatatttactttttcacCTTTCGTTCCATGTCAATTTACAGATGAATTTGGAGTATTTCGCTATCGACAGCCAGGTACCTCTAGCCTACTTGTTAATCAGTGCAGGAGTATTATTCAATAACTTATTTATTGTACATctcatatttttattcttctttagAAATGTTGTTGGCCTACCGTCGGAGTTCATTGCAAActgtgatgatattttaattagtttttcttctaaaaaaaatattttgccTTCTACTCACTAGTCCTTTCCAAAgattactctgtttttttaatgacCCACCTTCCGAGGCTTCAAATCATGGATTGCTTTGTGGAGTTGAGGGTAAAAAGGAtggttaaaattttcaattttgtaaaacgGGAGACACGaggaaattaaaatcaatGTAAACAATTAACGGTCATAAAAAGtgttaaaaatacaaaacatgTCTGCGGggtcattaaaataatattaaaaatgacataaaaGTAGATGACTCGTTCTAGAAGTCCCTTGCAGTTGCACGgtgtcacaaccatactatgCAGAGTGACGCTCACGTTGAGTCAACCAAAGCGGATACCCTTACGAGGCGCCCATCCAACCATGTGAGGACCAATATAGAAGAATGTCATGATGCGGTCGAGACGAGTGTCTTGAatgacttcctttgaaatgggtcttTCAAAGACAGTACCGGGCGAAACGAGTGTGTTAATATTGCGTCCTTGCCCGCGTGTCAGAGGTTGGATGTTGCACTTGCTATCTGGTACGATATTCGTAAATGACATGGCATGGGCACAGGATGgccaatgcctcgatagagcccaaatggatggatgttttGGATGTCACGAGATTATGAACGACTTGTGGGCCCATAGTCGATAGTATGACCGAGTGAGTTACGATGGCTGTGATGCCCCGTTACTTGGGATGACGTGAAGACATATGGGCCATGTTTATTGGGAACGTAGATGATGTTGGATGCgacgttgcattgagagaccttggcctcggtagaggcaaggtcgagccgaatAATTTGTCCTATTGTAGAGGTAAGTCGGTTATGTTAGAGATAATTGAATATGCACTTGCATGCGGCATGTGTGGACGAACAAGTTTGGATTCTGCACGAGCGATGTTCAGTTGGcaaagacaaacctcgcctaaggttCGACGAAGCCACAATGCTAAGCGAAAAATGAACCAAAGGGTTGAAAAAGATCATGATACCGCATGGTTGAAAAAGTATGACCGtgacaattggtatcagagccactCTTTGTGTGTCTAGTTGGACAAGATTGTTAGAGAAATGAACATGGGGGTTGAATGAAAGGCATCCCAAGTGCGTCAAGAGTGTTTGTATCGACAAGACAGTTGTGTTGTCAAGCATTAGCGAAAGTAATGGGTTGAAGCCAAGGCTCTCCCAAGCTCAAGAGTGTCGGTCATGACACATTAATGAGGGGTGTCCTTACTCGTTAAGCAAGAACCAAGCTCATTTGTCAAGGGCTTGGGGTTTTGATGTGGGCAAAATAGATGAATCAGAAGGTGCATCAGATCGATGCCTTCCAAAAAACCATTCGCATGAGAGGAATAATGCCAATGGTTGCAAACACGGAAGCCAGGGGTCAGTTGAGACATGTGCCAACAAAGTGCCAGATTGTGCACAACGCAAGTCCTTATGGGGGATGACATTGCTGCAAGTGAGGCAACCAAAATTGGGTAGAGGAAAGCCCTCAAGAATGCGTTGTTCACCCCGAGAGAGTGCTCCAAGAAGTGAGCAGAAGTGAATTCCTTGAGTCATCCCCTCTTGTCTAAGGTGGATGACTTCACAAGAGGCTCAAGACTAGCATCAACTCGAGAAGTGAGTATTAGTTGGATGAAGGCAACAAAAGAATGAAGTTGTGGGAAGACCAAGAGAAGCGTCAATGCAGCGATAGCCACATGAAGGTAGCAAACATAAAAAGTTGGCTGAAGTGTAGTGCCAACAACTGAAGAGATTGTTTCAAAGGCTTTGACTTTGCTTCAATAGAGGATGGCCACGATGAGAAAATGTTGTGGTTGGGCTTGTGAGCTCCACCCCGAGGGGTGCACCTGTTTGTGCGACTCAGAGAATGTGCAGAATGAGGCCAAGATGGCCATGATTGAGGCAAGGTGCCCCCTTGAGAGTCCATAGATGTCTGGTGAGTGTCTGCCGAGCCTAAGTGCCATCCTCACCCACAACTATGGCAACACTGAATTGATTGAGGCCATGATTGAAGCGAGGTGCCCCCTTGAAAGTCCATAGTTGTCTGGTGAGTGTCTGCCGAGCTTAGGTGCCAGCCTCACCCACAACTATGACAATATTGAATTGTCGTGTTTACGATGCGAGTCTCGATGGCCGAGTCCAAGATGGGAAAACAACAGAAATAGGTCTGAAAGTGGGACAACCCGTAGATAGTGTGCACGAGTCTTTGTATTTGTTTGAAGCACGTTTATTTTCCAGCAAGTCAGTTAGCTAGCCGTTTGGAACTCTGCTTCCACAAGAGTTGGTACCATGAAGAAGAATGCCGTGGTTGGCTTGCTAGTCACACCGTTATGTGTCACTCAAAGAGTACGCAGATTGGCCAAGACAAGTGCTAGAGTTGAGTTGGGGCAAGCTCACCCAAAACTGGCCAAGAGAAGAGTCAGAGAGTGGTGCCACATGACAATAGACAAAGTCAAAATCATCGACTCAAACTTGTCCCCAATCTAACCAAGAGGCATTAGTAAGATGCGTATTATGACAAAAGAGAAGTTAGATGCTTAGTGTATTTATACTTGTCTGAAGCACGAACAGTTCCAGCAGGTCGTGTTAGCTGCAGTCCAAGAGTTCGGATCGTCACTGAGATGATGTCGAgattaagtgggggagaatgtcacaatccACGATGGGATTGTGCTCCGAGAAAGTCATTGAGGACAATGACTAATTTAAGTatgggagaatgtcacaaccatactatgaagagagtaggttgtgaccctcacgtcGAGTCAAGCAAAGCGGCGACCCTTAAGAGGCGCTTGCCATGCAAGGGCCAATATAGAAGAATGCCATGATGCGACCAAGGAAGACGGTGCATCATCCAAGACACCATATAACGTGTACATTTAAGAGGAAACGAAGCATAAGCAAGACAGGACAATGAGTAGACATAGTGTCacagataggcttgttgaagggtcgAGTAAGGCCCCAGGCCTTAACCTTGAAAGTTGGGGTTCGAGAGGAAATTTGGGCATGCGGTTCTGGAGTCAAGTCCgttcatatgaaatatgaaagctcgccaaatttggtgtcaatcagACACCGGACAGACACTCTACGACATTGTACGtccgttcaccaaaatcatttCTACACTTGTTAGTtttgaaatgcctcaaaatatactataggGGGAGGCATGGTATCATCTCAACACCACCCAC
This window encodes:
- the LOC111809002 gene encoding uncharacterized protein LOC111809002; its protein translation is MASSYRPEIVERGDKDKDKKEGENEEKGGFLNKVKGFMHDVGEKIEEKMSFGKPTADVTGIHIISINLEKAEIVVDVLVKNPNPVPIPLIDINYLIESDGRKLISGLIPDAGTIHAHGEETVKIPLKLVYDDIKNTYNDIKPGSIIPYRVKVDLIVDVPVFGRLTLPLEKTGEIPIPYKPDVSIEKIHFQRFSFEETVAILHLKLENKNDFELGLKDLDCEVWLSDISIGRSDLSKFTPIDKNGISYVDLPITFRPKDFGSALWEMIRGRGTGYTIKGNIRVNTPFGEMKLPIIKVGGTTRLKKNREDGGDEDEN